In the genome of Acanthopagrus latus isolate v.2019 chromosome 17, fAcaLat1.1, whole genome shotgun sequence, the window AGAGTGAGTGACACTGAAGACCGGGGCCTACGGCAAGAAAGAGCGCTAGCCTACCTACTAAGTAAGGATGCTAAGATAACCGCTAGACTGGATGACATGGAAAACAGGCTCCGCAGGAACAACATTAGAGTGTATGGAATACCTGAGGGCGCAGAGGGTAAAGAGATGATTCCGTTCATAACCAATCTCTTTAAGTCAAATCTGAAACTGCAGGAAGATATGAACATATGCTTGGAGAGGGCTCACAGGGCCATAACGCCAAAGCCCAAGCCGACAGCGCCGCCGAGATCAATAATAGTGCGGTTTTTGGACTTTAAAGTTAAACAGACGGTGCTCCAGCAAGCCTGGGCCCAGCGAGATGTGGAGTTTCAGGggaaaaaagtttattttgacCAAGACTACTCCCAGGATgttcagagaaagagaaagcaagtGCGCGAAGTTATTAAAAAGCTCAGGGAACGCAACATCAGAGCCCAAGCACCATACCCGGCGCAGCTAAGAGTATTTTTGGATACCGGGGTCAAAACCTTCCCCTCTCTTTGTGAAGCTCAACCAACTCTGCAGGGGTTGGGAGTGGACGTGGACGTGGATGAACGGGACCTCCTGGAGAGGGAGCTACTACAGGACGGATGGCTGACCCAGGGCAGACAGGGGAAAATGGGTCTGACCCTGACACCCAAGGAAATCAAGACCATCATGAACAGTGCAGATCACCATGGAAACGACTGACGACATGGTCTCCACAAATGCTAGGAACGGATATAGACGTGAAATGAGTGGGACATCTTagagcaggggtcaccaactACATTTGTCGGAGGGCCAGAATTTTACTGGACACTCACCTTGGGGGCCGGACCcccaaaaaattgaaataaaaatataattttggcATAAAATTATCacttaatgtttatttgtttatattttttcatttcattacaaaactGAAGGCATTTTTAGCCTTTATGAGTCAGGCTCCTATCACTTGTACCACAGTCAACCACCAGGAGTGATAGAGATACTTTGTCTCAATTCaagtaaactttatttatagagcacttgaaaaacaaacagatgaaacaaagtaTCGATATAGGGCTGTCGTCCCTGGCTTCAGCGCTAATACAGTTTCAGTTAGTGGAAGGAAAAGGCCTCTTAACACAGGTAGGCTAAAATGGCACTCTCAAAGGCCATGAAACGAAAAGTTGACGCGGAAAACAGATCCTTTAATGACGAATGGACTGAAAAGTACGCATTTATCATGCCAACCTTCAGAAATCCGTTACCTGTGTGCCTCATTTGCAACgaaactgttgctgttgcaaAAGAATATAATCTGCGCCGTCACcacaacactaaacacacaaatttcAAGGATTCATATCCTGAGCAGTCAGAGGCCCGAAAGAGAAAAATTGCCACATTGAAATCTGCGTACTCCTGTGCAAGTGGCATTATTACTCGAGCTTTAACTGATCAAGAGAGAGCAACGTGTGCATCAATGCAGGCTGCCTGGGTGCTTTGCAAACATAATCGACCTTTCACAGAAAGTGAGGTTTTCAAGGAGTGCATGGTCACAGTTCTGGAGGAACTTGCCCCCGACAAATCCATGGACAGAATTATtgcagctgtcaaacaaatacctctctctgcttcaacTGCCGCGCGTCGTGTACACGTCTTGGCAGAGCATGTCCAGCAAGTTGTCATTGAAGGGATCAAGGAAGCCAAATACATTTCGTTGGCCATTGATGAATCCACGGACAATACGGATATCTCACAGTTGTGCGTTTTTGTCAGATTCTTTGATGGCAAAGATTTccgagaggagctgctggcatTGCTTCCGCTGGAGGACAACACCACTGCTGACATCATCTTCGGAAAActggaggatttttttaaaagtcatggaTTGTCCTTTGATAAAATCAACCTGATAGTGACAGATGGAGCACCTGCTATGATTGGCAAAAACAAGGGTCTGGTGAGCAGAATAAAGACTGTCGCTCCTAAAACTAACGCGCTTCACTGCATTATCCATCAAAGTGTGCTGTGCGCAAAGCTAAGTGGGGAGCTCAAAGAGGTGAtggagaaaacaatgaaaattatcAACCACATCAGAGGAACCTCAAGCACACAGCATCGCCTGTTCCGCAAATTTGTGCTCGAATCCGAGGCTTCTCATGATGACCTGTTACTCCACAATGACGTGCGCTGGCTCAGTAAGGGCAAAGCACTGGAGCGCTTCGTTGAACTCAGTGCCCAGGTAGTGGAGTTtttgaaacaaagcaaagcaaaagcgGCAGCTGACCATCTCCGCACCATGCAGGACAGCGAATATATGTCCAACGTTGCATTTTTGACAGACATTTTCTCGCATTTGAATGCACTTAATCTCCAGCTGCaaggaaaagagaaatcagTGGTGGATCTGGTGGAAAAACTCGATGCGTTTGGGAACAAACTTGACCTTTTTAACGCAGATTTGTTGTCGGGGAGGCTGTTGCATTTCAGCACACTGAAGAAGGTGGGACAAAGCCACGTAACAGACAGGATGAAGAAATTCATCACACAATTAAAAGACAACTTCTCCTCCAGGTTCGATGACTTTTTAATTCCCAGGGATGTCATTGGATTTGTGCGTGATCCTTTCAGCATCAACCCAAGTGGAGAATTCTCCACAAACgcagtgaaaatgatgtctttgGACGAAGCGGCCATTCAGAGCGAGCTGGCTGAAATCCAGGCCGCCGGGGACCTGAAGGCTGctctccgtggtgctgaaaaCCTGGGCGCATTTTGGTTGTCCTGTCCCGAGGAGTATGGTACATTGAAGACGCTGGCTATGTATGTGCTCACCATGTTCGGTTCGACGTACACCTGTGAGGCTGCGTTCTccaaaatgaacaacataaaaacacatgagaggAACCGGCTGTCACACCAGTCCTTGGAGGACTCTTTGCGCATAAGTCTGACAGCGGCCAAGCCTGATGTAAAAAAGTTGGTGTCAgaggggaaatgtaattttagcCATTGAGCAGTGTGAGTAACCTATTTCAGTCTTGTGATTTGAAATCGCTATAGCCCACTTAACGTTTTATTTGATGTGCAAACATTATTTGTAACCTGTTTTTGTTCGGATACCAGGTTAGTATTTATTTACCATGCTATTTTAAGTTATGCCAGCCAGTTGGtgttctctcctttttttgtacGGAGAAGTCTGGTTTGAAGTTTGTTgagactttgaaataaaaaccaaacgTTAAGTAGGGGGCATAAGGAAAAGTTATGTGTGGAAAATAACAAGAACTGtgtgaaacaataaatgtaaaaaaaaaaaaaaagtggagcgAGTTTGTCCTCATTTCGGAATAAAGCCTAAATAGAGTCATAATTGGTGGGGATTACTGATAGTTAAGAGTCTCAGTCGTTGTTGCTATTTTCAGTTGCTTTAATAGTGTGGACCACATGATatattctcctcttttttttttctcctcacaatTTTCGAATCCAGTCGCGGGCCGGATTGAACGGTTCGGCGGGCCGGATTCGGCCCGCGGGCCGCCAGTTGATGATCACTGTCTTAGAGAGAGCTACTACACAGATCGACACTGAAAGGTTTGACAATGAGAAAGtagatatttaactttttttttttttttttcataaaagatAAAATGGTAATGGCAACACGAGTGTAGTAAAAGTATATTAAACTCTAAATGTTTACGGGCTTGAGAAAATTAAAGTTAAGAGCTCGGGCAAGAGGATACGTTTATTGCAGACTGATTTGGGCACTTAATGCAGCAAAGTTTGGATATTGCGCGGACTGCTGCTCACACATTTGGTGTACCCCTCCCAGGGAGTCTCATCTCTCTGCCCGGACTAGGTTTACATCAGGGGTGGGTTATACATGGACTGTTATCCATATGTCTCTTTAATGAGGGTAACCCACGGTCTCATTGGAAGTTCTATCAAGTTACCAGTTGGTTTTGGAATTTCATACGTTCTCTGTTTTACGGCAAGGTGACCCTATGCACTATTTTCGGTTGTAAATGTATCAAGACagttaagagagagagaaatggtgAATTATgttatctttttctttcttctttccacaTAGTAAAAAATGACCACTCTGAAATGTGTTAGTTACAATGTAAACGGTCTAAATCACcctataaagagaaaaaaaatattggcaCAATTAAAAAGATTGGATTGTTCAATAGGGTTATTGCAAGAAACCCATTTAAATGAGGAAGAACATGCTAAGTTAAAAAGGGAATGGGTGGGGCAGGCATTTAGTGCATCAtatgaaaatcataaaaaaaaggggagtAACGATTCTCTGCCATAAATCCTTATGTTTGGTCCCAGAGAAGGTTCTACAGGACAAAAAAGGTCGTTGGGTAATAGTCATTGGTTCCATTGGAGAACTTGTATTGACAATTATGAATATCTATGCACCAAATGAGGACGATCCAGGGTTCTTTAAGGAGGTGGCTCAACTTTTAGCAGGGAACTCAAAAGGAATAATAATATTAGGGGGTGATTTCAATTGcgtgataaataaaaacatagataAATTTCCATTtgaacaaaaatatcaaatatccaAATCCAAAGCAATGTGTAATATGCTGGATGAGCTCGGACTGGTTGACATTTGGCGGGTAAAAAACCCCAAGACTAGAGATTACACTCACTTCTCGAGAGTTCACAAGAGTCACTCAAGAATTgattatttctgtatttcaaaaCAAGAAGCCCATAGAGTGGATGAATGCAACATTGAACCCCAAACCCTTTCAGATCATGGCCCAGTGGTTATGTCATTATGTATGGACCAAAATAAGACTCGGAAATTATGGAGATTAAATGTGTCACTTCTAAATAACCTGGAGGTGGTTCAAGATTTAAAAAACGAATTTAAAAATTTTCTTGacataaatgataataatgaagtCTCCCCTTCCACCTTGTGGGACACAGCGAAAGCAGTGTTAAGGGGCAAAATTATATCATTATCCTCTAAATTGAAAAAGGAACGCGAAAAAGATCAAAGGTTATTAGAAGAACAAATTAAGAAATTAGAGAcggaacacaaaaaaacaaataaggaCACTATTTTCATAGAACTAAGTAAATGTAGACagcaattaaatgatttattaacatACAAAGCAGAGGGGGCCTTACGCTTCACTAATCAAAAGTATTACGAACAAGGGAATAAAGCAAGTAGACTGCTCGCTTTCCAATTAAGAAAAGCACAAGCAAGCCGAACGATACAAAAAGTTACTTGCCCAAACTCAAAAAAATTGGTGTCCCATCCCAAAGAAATAGCCAACGCCTTTTCTAATTATTATGAACAACTTTATGATTCAACAACCTCCcccaataaaacagaaaaaattaCACAACTTCTCCAACAAATTAACCTTACTAAACTGGACCAAAATGAATCTAAAGCTATGATGGAAACTATCactgaagaagaaataaaaaaacactattaaaaagctcaaaaataacaaatcGCCAGGCCCGGACGGGTTTCCTGGGGAGTTTTATAAATGTCTTCAAGCCGAGGTGACTCCCCTTCTACATAGAGTATATAATTATGCGCTGAATGCGAGAGACCCACCTAGAACATGGGGAGAGGCGGTTATCTCGGTCATACACAAAGAAGGGAAAGATCCCACACAGTGTGCCTCATATAGGCCAATAAGTTTGTTATGCAATGACGTTAAGATATTGAGTGCTATAATAGCAAAAAGACTCCAGAAGATCATCAACAAGTTGATTAATCCTGATCAGACCGGCTTTATACCTGGAAGACTGGGAATAAACAACATTAGGCGCACGCTTAACGTAATATCAACTGCCCAATCACAGTCTCACCCATCTATGCTTCTCGGGCTTGATGCCGAGAAGGCATTTGATCGGGTGGACTGGCTATTTCTGGAGCATGTCCTAAGTAAAATGGGGtttgatgaaacatttattgaGTGGTTCGAAGTCCTATATAAAAACCCCACTTCCAGAGTCCGTGTCAACGGTCATATCTCAGATAGTTTTCCATTAAAAAGAGGAACACGTCAAGGTTGCTGCCTGTCCCCAATTTTGTTCGCTATAAGTATTGAACCCTTAGCAGAACTAATTAGAAGTAACCCACTAATTCTTGGTatatcagacaaaacaaaggagcACAAATTATCACTATACGCGGATGATGTCATCTTGTACATTAGAGATCCTAGCACTTCTATACCTGAACTTTTAAAAGTTTTGAAAGACTTTGGCGTGGCCTCAGGCTATAAAGTCAACGAATCGAAATCTGAAGCCTTGATGTTAAATGGGTGCTGGCCCTCAGAATTATCTGATAAGGTCAAATTTAACTGGTCACCTCAGGGATTTCGATACTTGGGAATAATTATTTCCCTGGATGCATTTCAACTGTACAATTTGAATTATGCGAAATTAATAGAACAGATACAAAAAGACCTGGAAAGATGGGAATTATTGCCACTATCCTTCTTTGGTAGGATTGAGACAGTTAGAACAAACATTCTGCCCAGACTGTTAtacttgtttctgtctcttcctatTTGGATTTCAGCAGCTAAATTcaaaaagttacaaaaaatgatttcttcttttatttggcagaaaaagaaacccAGAATTAAATTTACGCACTTGTCCAGCAGTAAAGCACGTGGTGGTCTAAATGTACCAAATTTGAAATTATATTACTGGGCTGCACAACTACACGGAGCAGTAGAatggtcaaaacaaaacaaagaaacaacatggcTATCTCTAGAGCAAAATTCGTGCCCTGGAGTCTCACTACAAGCATTACCATTCTGCTCAAATGAGATATGGACAAAGTATAAAATTTCAAATATCTGGATGAAGTGCACACATAAGGTTTtaaattctgtaaaaaaaataataaacgcACCACAGTCTATATCTAGGGCAATGAAAATTTCCGAGATAATAGATTTCAAACCTAGACAGTTTGACTCAAGATTTAAAGAATGGGAAAATAAGGGGCTTATTTTTATTGAGGACTTATTTGATGGTGATACCCTGAAGTCATTTAACCAATTACAGGAAAAATTTGGTTTGATATCCACAGATTTCTACAGGTTTTTGCAATTGAGAAGCTACCTGACCTCACATAAAGAATGGCAATCTCTTACATCACAGCCTTCTGATTTAGAAGTTTTCTTCATCAAGATGATAAAGAAAGGGGATGGTAAAAAAATAGTTTCACAGCTATACAAATTACTACAGACAATTGTGGCGGGGGGCTCTCTTGGAATAAGGGAAAAGTGGGAACTAGAAATGAATGTGGTGATTGAGGACCAAATTTGGGAACAAGTATGTGAGAATGGACATAAACTGACCAGCAGCCCCACATGGAAAGAATTCATATGGAAAGTGAATCTCCGCTTTTTCAAAACTCCATTTATTATCTCcaaatttgacaaaacaaagacaaacctTTGCTGGAGACAATGCGGACAAATtggagatcacacacacattttttgggATTGtcctaaactgaaaatgtactGGGAGGGGATCCAGGCGGAAATTTctaacattttacaaacaagTATAAGGAATGACCCGCTGGTCTTTGTTCTTGGAGTGCTTCCCTGTGACTttttatgtaaagaaaaaattTATCTACTCAAAATCATCATAATGGTGGCAAGAAAGATGATAACTATGTCCTGGTGTAAGCCATTACCCCCGACTGTTGATCAATGGAAAGACAGACTTCTTAGGGTATacacaatggaaaaaataacagcaaagcTCAACCTTGACATGGCCTTATTCAAGAGGAGGTGGAACCCATTAATTACTTACTTTGGACTAACATTACAGGACACCTAGATGATTTAGCATAGACACCTACAGGACTGGACCCTCAAGAGTAAAAGggtgtatttctgtttttattatttcatttcatgagtATCAATCACCATGGAAATTCTactcaatttgtttttttacataatttatcAATATTCTTACTatcctattttatttttcagacctCTGACACTGTCATAAACATATGGAATACCCTTGCCGATAGGTTCTCAGTTCATGTTGTTCctatttttggttttttttctacttttttacagatatggaacaaaaaaaatgtaaagcttttAACAAGAATAATTTTGTAAGTGTGTTTAAGTATGTAAAGCttgaaatatcaataaaaacatttgttcaaaaaaaataaacggGTTTGAAAATTACCCACTTTGGTCTTGGTGTGAATTTAAAATGGAGTCGTCTTGGTCgaagataaaaacaagatgaaGCTTCACTGTTAAATTCATTTCCATCACAGCTCTCTCCCTGATGTAATTAGTTATCATGTGTCCAGTGAGAGCAATCGGCAAAATCAGCACAAAGCCCCAAACACATCCATCACAACGAGGCCGTTTGTGTCCTCTTCTGGGAAACGGCTGCGATGCATTTGTCacgacagagagagcagaggctTGCATTTTTCATGACGCatcttacagtttttttcctgTCCGCCGAGCAAAGAGGCCATTACGGCGTTCACTTATAGCAGGAGAGATCCCATTTGCCCATTTAGAATTAGTATCCACCAATTTCCCAGGAAGTGCAGAGGTCAGGTGGTAACTGCAGCTCGGTCGATACGGGAAGAGCAGCGGCGAGTATCTAGTTAGTTTTTTGAAAGCATACGGAAAAGTAGAGTTATACAGTCTTCAGGCCGAgggcagaggcagaggctgTGAACTGTATTCAAAGTATAAAGTAAAAGTTTCCCtctgaaacacatttctacCAGCCGTTTCTGTGCAACTGAACCTCACATCATATTAATAATTTCAAGactattaaacattttttaaaaggtagAATCAGCAGGATTTGTCTGAGCCGTGAGTAAACGTGCCACAAAGATAGTTTGATTGTTGAGTGTCATTCCCAGGAAGTCAGATACAGACATTTTGGGTTGGTGAAGCGTCCCAAgcagaaaactgagaaaaaaaaaataaggcatAGAGCTGCAGGGTCTCTTCAGATAACAGAGAATAACACGCCTGTTTTCTCCCCATTCGAGTCGCCCTCTACGTCTGTGTCCCTCTTGCTGCGTCTTTTACTGTCACGGATATCGAAAAGGGATGACCCGATCGCAAGACACGCAGACAGGCAAGATGAAAAACTGAACGAGAGCTTCAGCCcaaacacaaaaaccaaaatTGTGCATGGAccaaaggcagagagaggaaaaacctGTAGACTAATTACACAGGTGGCTCATCAGGGACAGGTGAAGCTGATCacaagggagggaaaacaagacgAAGGGCAGGAAATAACACAACATGGcacaaaaacccaaaccatgacattaACGTTGTTTCGTTAATCCCATTTTGTGATTCCCTTCCAGTTGTACCACTATGACTATGAGAGCGAAATTAAAGGAGAGGTGCTTGACGAACGTTTCGAGGACCGCCTGCACTGGAATGGCAGCAAGAGCACCACCGATCTACAGGACGGCTCCATCTACATCCTCAATGTGTCCTTGAACGACTCGGGAACCTACCGGTGCAGATTCAACCGCGTTCTCAAGTATCCCAACGAGTACGAGTATCAAACCAACACCACCAAGGATGTCCACATTATTGTGGTGCGGCAGCGTAAGGACattctttttaatcaaatatacGATTGCACTGAAAGACTCATTTATGTTCGACATTGAATATGTACACTGGACACAGACAGAGGCCTCTGTTTGTAGGAAAGACGGAGCAGGAGTCGTTCATAGAGTTATCAGTGAACTTTGCAGTGTTCCTCGACCCTACGCAGCATTTTAAACACGGACAAAATCAAAAACTGGTTCTCGAGAGCGCCTTAGGCATTACGTGTTTTTAGCAGGGGGTGAGACGAGGGATGTTCAGTTGGTTGCGATCTTCACTCCACCACCAGATGTCACTAAATCATACACACTGGACTTAAACAGTAATGTGAGTTAATTAAAGTTCTCCTCGGCGCTACAGAGCATTTTGGCATCTTTCAGCtcgttgttttggttttctggccCACAAGTGTGAAAAGGACCGGACAGACAAAGTACTAGCTGATGGACATAAATCAGCATTTAACTGGTAAAGAGCCACATGTTTCCTCCTGGAGTCAATCAAACTAAAAACAGCTAAATGATTGTTAATATTGGACCGACAGTCGATTGGCCACAAGCTTTCTTTACGTCAATTTAAGAGTTAGTAGTTGGATTATAgcttattttcaaaaaagtgctTTAACTGACAAGTGCTTAAATGTGCAAGGCGGCGTCCCCCACGGTTCAGTGCTCGGtcctctgacttttcattaCTCCACTACGTAAGTGGAAGTTTTTACCACTATGAGCAGTAACGTAAactgtgtctgcagcaggatTCAGGAAATCATGAATTATCTTTAATTCCGGATAGGAAGTCATGAATTATGACTCGTCATATAGAAAAATGGATGGCCCGGGATGCCCACATTCTTTTCACGGTACAAATTAAACCCACTGCCCTTTCCGTAAGcacacagatacagtatatctcactttatctccctctctgtcgcTCTAGTCACCAGGGGACTGGCATCCATCTTGTCTGAGGTGATGATGTACGTCTCCATCATCGGGCTGCAGCTCTGGCTGGTGGTTGAGATGATTTACTGCTACAGGAAGATCGCGGCAGCCGGGGAGGAAGCTCTGAGAGAGAGCGCGTGAGTAacactgaagacacacagacacacgcccGGCCAGCCTCTCTCCAGTGCCAGTCCTTCATCTCCAGAACCTGCTGGGCCGTCCAAATGTCCTGATTTCCCACCAACCGCTTTCACAATCTGTCTCAGTGTGctcttttcaaaataacaagcatgttttcctttttcctcgCCGAACTGATATCTGGTCCTGATTCTGCTTCACTGACCTTGACTGCCTGTGTTtccctttccttctctctgccactcTCTTTCCTTCAGGGCGGAGTATTTAGCTATAGCATCGGAAAGTAAAGATAATTGCGCAGGTGAACAAGAGGCAGAATAGCACCGGTAGGTCTGGATTCTCACTATTCATCATTTCTGAATTCACCTTATTCTCGTGCTTTCCTCTGCTCCGTCTTCTTTATTTTACAGAGCAGGCACTTCTACTATTTGTTTGCACCTGTTGCATTGTGACCCAGTCGAAGTAAACATTCTCTCAGCGAGAAATTTCATTCATTCCCCTGACGGTTCTGTGTCGTTTACTTCAGGTCGAGGAAGAACTCAAGGCGGCTTCCTTGAGGATCCTCACATCCACTCTCACGCCCTCTCCTCTCACCGTTGCTCACCTCCCACCATCCTCTCCACGTGACGGGATAAAAGGaaccacagagaggagagagggatctTCATAGGAAGGTTTTCTAAGTGACTCTCTGCCAAAGGATTTAAAAGGACTGAACTGTGTCCCGTTCTGAGGGACAGGAGGGATGCATCAGGTCCAAcaggacagagggggagagcagCAGTGTATATACGTGTATAAGTATGCACAGATAATCCTTGAACACATGTAGAGTATATCATAGGCCTACGCTGTATATCCACTGACTGCATGCTAACGAGCTTATCAAGAACAGCTGACATCAAGCTTCTGACGTTCTGTCAGCCGTTTATTTTTAATCCGTTttgtcatatttcatttcacACCGTGCGTTGGCGTCAGGGTTTGACCGTTAAACGTTTTTATAACTGAACCGGTGCCAGTGTTTCCTTGTTTATGAAGCTATGGTGCAAATAAAAACGTTTGTAATGGTAAATCAAAACCCCACAACGACTAGAGGGGCAatcagtagagcgcatacctccaccaaggcctgATAGGCCCCTTTTTGTACTCCATCTGCCTAAATGTGCTTGATTTCAGGTCAAGGATCAGTTTTTGGATTAGCGTCCATACATCATTCCCAgagaaagtaataaaaatgttgaaaaatgcccAAGAAAAAAAGTTCCTGGATTCATCCCTTGATTCGGATTTGCACCAAAGTTTAATGTGGTCTAACAAGTATCATGGAAACTCGCTAAACAGTTTATGTGTgatcacaaaccaaccaacaaaaggAAAGTATTTCATTAAATTCCTAATTTAGACCAAAGCGTGACACAATAAATGTCCAAAGAAACATAACTGCACAACGTCACCGGATCAGTGGTAGCCACACAACCGTATAATCTTCAAGGACACATATCGACATATTCATAAGCCAGATAAATTACTAACTACTAACTAACTAATTAAAACTGGTCTGACCCTGACTGACAACACATCACCTTTTACTTTCCTCCCccatatgttttcatttttaatacacAGAGTCAGAGAGCAGATTTGAATGAAGGCGGATGTGAGATGAACCTGCTGTCCCTTTTTGGAGCAGCTGTGAGAAACAGTGAGTCACGAATGTCACACATCAGGTGAAAGTCGTGATATCTTAATTGTAGCTGCATGTTTAGACGCCACAACTCAACAGGAACGTGTTCGCCCGTCTGTCTCGCGTTTTACCTCGGGATCACACGCTCACACGCCTGCACGCCGAGAGACACGTTACCACTGTCGAACATGAACTCTGCTCGATGTTTCAGGTCGTCACTGGAGGGTGTTGTTAAGAGCTCTCAGATGAAGGGACACGCCGACATTAGGCAC includes:
- the scn1ba gene encoding sodium channel, voltage-gated, type I, beta a isoform X2, with translation MSAEQELLLLLLPLVLLALQAPLCRGACVEVESDTEAVASKGFKLGCISCKMRAEVPAVTTVDWFYRATNDAEFSDLYHYDYESEIKGEVLDERFEDRLHWNGSKSTTDLQDGSIYILNVSLNDSGTYRCRFNRVLKYPNEYEYQTNTTKDVHIIVVRQLTRGLASILSEVMMYVSIIGLQLWLVVEMIYCYRKIAAAGEEALRESASRKNSRRLP
- the scn1ba gene encoding sodium channel, voltage-gated, type I, beta a isoform X1, producing the protein MSAEQELLLLLLPLVLLALQAPLCRGACVEVESDTEAVASKGFKLGCISCKMRAEVPAVTTVDWFYRATNDAEFSDLYHYDYESEIKGEVLDERFEDRLHWNGSKSTTDLQDGSIYILNVSLNDSGTYRCRFNRVLKYPNEYEYQTNTTKDVHIIVVRQLTRGLASILSEVMMYVSIIGLQLWLVVEMIYCYRKIAAAGEEALRESAAEYLAIASESKDNCAGEQEAE
- the scn1ba gene encoding sodium channel, voltage-gated, type I, beta a isoform X3; the encoded protein is MRAEVPAVTTVDWFYRATNDAEFSDLYHYDYESEIKGEVLDERFEDRLHWNGSKSTTDLQDGSIYILNVSLNDSGTYRCRFNRVLKYPNEYEYQTNTTKDVHIIVVRQLTRGLASILSEVMMYVSIIGLQLWLVVEMIYCYRKIAAAGEEALRESAAEYLAIASESKDNCAGEQEAE